Below is a genomic region from Flavobacterium ginsengisoli.
TTTATGAAACAGCAGATAGAAGATAAATTAGCCGATGGTTTTAACTGTATAAAGCTTAAAATTGGAGCAATCGATTTCAACAAAGAATTGGAGTTATTGCAATTTATTAGAAGTTATTTTTCGCCAGAAGAAATAGAAATTAGAGTAGATGCCAACGGCGCTTTTTCTTCAACAGAAGCTTTAGATAAATTAAATAAATTGAATAAATTTCAGCTTCATAGCATAGAACAGCCAATTAAGAAAGGACAGGTTGCAGAAATGGCTCAGTTGTGCAAACAGACACCATTTCCGATTGCTTTAGATGAAGAGCTTATGGGTGTATTTTCATTAGAAGAAAAAGAAAAATTACTGCAAGAAATAAAACCGCAATATATTATTTTAAAGCCAAGTTTTATTGGAGGTTTTCGTGGTACGCAAGAATGGATCACTTTGGCAGAAAAGTATAATATAGGCTGGTGGATAACCTCTGCATTAGAAAGCAATATAGGATTGAACGCTATCGCACAATGGACATTTACCTTGAATTCAGATATGCCTCAAGGTTTAGGAACTGGAGCTTTATATACTAATAATATAGATTGCCCTCTTGAAGTAAAAAAAGGCCAGCTTTGGTATAATATTTCTAAGAATTGGTCAAATTTCTAAGATTTTTTATGACATCTTAAAGTTTGTTAAATCTCAACTTTTGTTTTTGAGACTTAGAAACTTAGTGTCTTTTACTCTTTTCCTCCCAACAAACTATCTTGCCAATCTTTCAATTCTTTCCACTTTCCTTGATAAGCCATTAGTGCTTGTTTTGCCCAAGTGCTTGGATTATGCATAGCGTAATTTTCTCCACCTGCATCCAAAATTGACTGTAGCTTTTCGGTAGAAGCTTGAGATAGATTTTGCCAAGTTTTTATTCCTGCTTCAACAAATAAAGACTCTATTTTAGGGCCAATTCCTTCTACTATTTTGAGGTCATTTTCTTTTATCTTTTTACCTAAAGCATTTTCTGCCAATCCTGGTTCAAAAGGAATTACGACGGGAGCAGTTGCTTTAGTTTTTACAGCAAGATCAGCTTCAAGTTTTAAGATTCTTGCATTCAAATTTCTCGTGTGAGCTTTGCAAACATCTAAGTCGGCTTGAAGAGCAGTTGAGAGAGAATTATCATTCTTAGAATTAACTTTTCCTAGTATGTAACCTAAAATCCCACAGATTACACCTAGTGCTATTGGTATTACAACATAAGGTACATTCATGATTTTTATATTTTAGAATTAAAATTACAGTCAATTTTATATTATGGCAGAAATGATTTCTACTCATAACCAGCTGTTTAATGAGGTGTTAGGTTCTATCAAAATTACTCAAAATACTAATTGCAACATGTTAACAATCAGTTATATTGAAGTTTTTTATTTCTAGTTTCATAGAATAAATTAACTTTTTTTCATTTTTTAGAAGTTCAAAGGCTAGATTAAAATGAGTAACTTGCATAAAAAATAATCTGCATTTAAGATGATCGAAATAGAAAGAAAGTTTCTAGTAAAATCTGATGATTTTAAGAAACAAGCTTTTGCTCAAAATGATATTGCTCAGGGCTATTTGAGTTCTGTACCTGAGCGCACAGTTAGGGTCAGAATAAAAGGACACAAAGGCTTTATAACCATAAAAGGAATAAGCAATACAGCAGGTATGTCTCGTTTTGAGTGGGAAAATGAGATTCCGTTAGACGAAGCTCAAGAGTTACTAAAATTGTGCGAAAAGGGTAAAATTGAAAAAACACGTTACGAAATAAAATCTGGCAAGCATGTGTTTGAAGTTGATGAATTTTATGGCGAAAATGATGGCCTAATAATGGCTGAAATTGAATTGAACTCTGAAGGCGAAACTTTTGAAAAACCTGAATGGCTTGGCGAAGAAGTAACAAACGATGAAAGATATTATAATGCTTATTTAAGCAAAAATCCATATAAAGATTGGCAAAAATAAAATGGCAGAATCAAAATACGACCTTATTATTGTGGGAGGAGGACCAATTGGCCTGGCTTGCGCAATAGAAGCTGAAAAGAAAAAATTAAATTATTTAATCATTGAAAAAGGAGCGATCGTTAATAGCATTTTTAATTATCCGTTATATATGACCTTTTTCTCTACTGCAGAAAGATTAGAAATTGGTGAGATTCCGTTTAATTGTCTTGCACCAAAACCTGGACGTCAGGAAGCTTTAGAATACTACAGAAATATTCATCGTTACTTTAAATTCAATATTAATTTGTTTGAAAGAGTTCTCGATGTTCAAAAGGAAAATACCATTTTCAAAATTAAAACAGATAAGAACAATTACGAAGCTACGAATGTTATAATAGCAACTGGTTTTTATGATATTCCGATTGAAATGAATGTTTTAGGTGAAAGTTTGCCAAAAGTTCGTCATTACTATAAAGAAGCACACGAATATGCTTTTAGAAAAGTTTTGGTAGTTGGAGCCAATAATTCTTCTGTAGACGCAGCTTTAGAATGTTGGAGAAAAGGAGCAGAGGTTACAATGGTAATTCGTAAAAACGAAATTAATAGCCGTGTAAAATATTGGGTAAAACCAGATATTGAAAACAGAATAGAAGAAGGAAGCATAAAAGCTTTTTTTCAATCGAATATTACTGAAATCCGAGAAGATGAAGTAGAAATTGAGACTCCAAACGGAAAAGTTACAATTGAAAATGATTTCGTTTTAGCTTTAACAGGTTATAAACCAGATTTGAGCTTTCTTGAAAAAATTGGAATTCAGCTTTCTGATGATGAATTGAAAATTCCTGTTTACAATCCAGAAACGATGGAAACTAATGTAGAAGGTTTATTTCTTGCAGGAGTAGTTTGCGGTGGAATGCAGACGCATAAATGGTTTATTGAAAACTCAAGAATTCATGCTAGTATGATTGTAGATTATATTACTGCAAAATAAAAAGTTTGCCACAGATTAAAAGGATTTTTAGGATTAATCATTTAAATCTTTTTAATCTGTGGCAAATAAATTTAAGAACTACAAGACAGCATAGAACAGCCAACCTTAGTTCTAGCCCAATCTGGGCGTTTTGCAAACCATTTTTCAAATTCTGGTTGTTCATCGTACGGATTTTTCAAAAGCTGAAATAATTCATCAACCAAAGAATAATCCTCTTTATCTGCAGCATCAATTGCTAATTGTGCCATGTAATTTCTCAGAACATATTTTGGATTAATTTGATTCATTTTTAAAATTCTTTCTTCATCAGAAAGCAATTCAGAGTTTAATCTCTTTAAATAAACTGCAAACCATTTTTGCCAAGCATCGAGTACATTTCCTTTTATCTCTTCTGGAATATAAAATGCATATTCTACTTTTTCGAAGGCTT
It encodes:
- a CDS encoding YpdA family putative bacillithiol disulfide reductase; the encoded protein is MAESKYDLIIVGGGPIGLACAIEAEKKKLNYLIIEKGAIVNSIFNYPLYMTFFSTAERLEIGEIPFNCLAPKPGRQEALEYYRNIHRYFKFNINLFERVLDVQKENTIFKIKTDKNNYEATNVIIATGFYDIPIEMNVLGESLPKVRHYYKEAHEYAFRKVLVVGANNSSVDAALECWRKGAEVTMVIRKNEINSRVKYWVKPDIENRIEEGSIKAFFQSNITEIREDEVEIETPNGKVTIENDFVLALTGYKPDLSFLEKIGIQLSDDELKIPVYNPETMETNVEGLFLAGVVCGGMQTHKWFIENSRIHASMIVDYITAK
- a CDS encoding o-succinylbenzoate synthase; translated protein: MKASYNKYLLEFKRPSGTSRGIMTEKETWFIILEENGKKGIGECGILRGLSADDRPDYEEKLKWACENIHLGENALWNALLEFPSIQFGLEMAFLSLKSENPYILFPSDFTTNLSSIAINGLVWMGESAFMKQQIEDKLADGFNCIKLKIGAIDFNKELELLQFIRSYFSPEEIEIRVDANGAFSSTEALDKLNKLNKFQLHSIEQPIKKGQVAEMAQLCKQTPFPIALDEELMGVFSLEEKEKLLQEIKPQYIILKPSFIGGFRGTQEWITLAEKYNIGWWITSALESNIGLNAIAQWTFTLNSDMPQGLGTGALYTNNIDCPLEVKKGQLWYNISKNWSNF
- a CDS encoding CYTH domain-containing protein is translated as MIEIERKFLVKSDDFKKQAFAQNDIAQGYLSSVPERTVRVRIKGHKGFITIKGISNTAGMSRFEWENEIPLDEAQELLKLCEKGKIEKTRYEIKSGKHVFEVDEFYGENDGLIMAEIELNSEGETFEKPEWLGEEVTNDERYYNAYLSKNPYKDWQK